One Paraburkholderia kururiensis DNA window includes the following coding sequences:
- a CDS encoding PPC domain-containing DNA-binding protein, whose protein sequence is MQTSFLHPLRLSPGDDLRVALQHALRDVGVQAAFVVQGMGSLSVAQLRYAGAQEATALHGDLEILTLAGSLSPDGAHLHMSVANARGEVFGGHVAPGCMVRTTAEIVLALLPEHRFSREIDPRTGFAELVIRHANDGA, encoded by the coding sequence ATGCAAACGTCTTTTCTTCATCCCTTGCGCCTCTCGCCAGGCGACGATCTTCGTGTCGCGCTTCAGCACGCATTGCGCGACGTCGGCGTGCAGGCCGCGTTCGTCGTGCAGGGCATGGGCAGTCTCAGCGTCGCGCAGTTGCGATACGCCGGCGCACAAGAGGCCACGGCACTGCATGGCGACCTCGAAATTCTCACGCTCGCCGGCTCGCTCTCTCCCGACGGCGCGCATCTGCACATGTCGGTTGCAAATGCTCGTGGCGAAGTATTCGGCGGACACGTAGCGCCCGGCTGCATGGTTCGCACCACGGCGGAGATCGTGCTGGCGCTGCTGCCCGAGCACCGTTTTTCACGCGAAATCGATCCGCGCACAGGCTTCGCCGAACTCGTCATCCGTCATGCGAACGACGGCGCGTAA
- a CDS encoding glutathione S-transferase N-terminal domain-containing protein, producing the protein MNELSAFPITARWPAQHPDRIQLYSLPTPNGVKVSAMLEETGLPYEPHLVSFENNDQMSPEFLSLNPNNKIPAIIDPNGPAGRPFGLFESGAILIYLADKAGQFIPQDAEGRYETIQWVMFQMGGIGPMFGQVGFFHKFAGKEYEDKRPRDRYVAESRRLLGVLEQRLAGRAWIMGDAYTIADMATFPWVRNLGGFYEAGDLVGIQDFPNVRRVLDAFVARPAVQRALDIPKRS; encoded by the coding sequence ATGAACGAACTGTCTGCGTTTCCCATTACGGCCAGGTGGCCCGCGCAACACCCCGATCGCATCCAGCTCTATTCGCTGCCCACGCCGAACGGCGTCAAGGTTTCGGCGATGCTCGAAGAAACCGGCTTGCCGTACGAGCCGCACCTCGTGAGCTTCGAGAACAACGACCAGATGTCGCCGGAATTTCTCTCGCTCAATCCCAACAACAAGATTCCGGCCATCATCGATCCCAACGGTCCCGCGGGCCGCCCGTTCGGCCTCTTCGAATCCGGCGCGATCCTCATCTATCTCGCGGACAAGGCGGGCCAGTTCATTCCGCAGGACGCGGAAGGCCGCTACGAGACCATTCAGTGGGTGATGTTCCAGATGGGCGGCATCGGTCCGATGTTCGGGCAGGTGGGCTTCTTCCACAAGTTCGCGGGCAAAGAGTACGAGGACAAGCGTCCGCGCGACCGTTACGTGGCCGAATCGCGCCGGCTGCTTGGCGTGCTCGAGCAACGCCTCGCGGGACGCGCGTGGATCATGGGCGACGCCTATACGATTGCCGACATGGCGACGTTCCCCTGGGTGCGCAACCTCGGGGGCTTTTACGAAGCAGGCGACCTCGTCGGCATTCAGGACTTTCCGAACGTGCGGCGCGTGCTGGATGCGTTCGTCGCGCGGCCTGCGGTGCAACGGGCGCTGGACATTCCGAAGCGCAGTTAA
- a CDS encoding MFS transporter small subunit has product MSNTAAPHPTNKALMALFWAYVLIPLAWGVVNTLLQAMKLFS; this is encoded by the coding sequence ATGAGCAATACGGCCGCGCCGCATCCCACCAACAAGGCATTGATGGCGCTCTTCTGGGCCTACGTGCTGATTCCGCTGGCGTGGGGTGTCGTGAACACGCTCCTGCAGGCGATGAAGCTGTTCAGCTGA
- a CDS encoding OFA family MFS transporter: MSSISEPEGRAGSPSFFSKEATVAGPGFSRWMVPPAALAVHLCIGQAYAFSVFNAPLTKVIGITQSAPGDWSLTTLGWIFSLAIVFLGLSAAFAGKWLEHVGPRRTMFTAACCFGGGFIVSAIGVWLHQIALLYLGYGVIGGIGLGLGYVSPVSTLIRWFPDRRGMATGMAIMGFGGGAMIAAPLSVALMNHFKSDTSVGVAETFIVLGIAYFISMSIGALAIRVPPAGWKPEGWTPPDTSHRMITRNHVHIDQALKTPQFYLIWLVLFLNVTAGIGILGQASVMIQESFKNTVSAAAAAGFVGLLSLFNMGGRFVWASASDWVGRKNTYFIFFVLGAVLYYLVPGFAATGNIALFVLAYCVILSMYGGGFSTVPAYLADMFGTAFVGGIHGRLLTAWAAAGVAGPVLVNYIRAYEVAHGVAKADAYTMTVHIMAVLLVVGFISNLLVKRVDDRHHMTDAQLAADR, from the coding sequence ATGAGCAGCATCTCTGAGCCGGAAGGCCGCGCCGGCTCGCCTTCGTTCTTTTCGAAAGAAGCCACTGTTGCCGGCCCCGGCTTTTCACGCTGGATGGTGCCCCCCGCAGCGCTCGCCGTGCACCTGTGCATCGGCCAGGCCTACGCCTTTTCAGTGTTCAACGCGCCACTCACGAAGGTGATCGGCATTACGCAATCGGCGCCGGGCGACTGGTCGCTCACTACGCTCGGCTGGATCTTCTCGCTGGCCATCGTGTTTCTGGGCCTTTCCGCCGCGTTTGCGGGCAAGTGGCTCGAACACGTGGGCCCGCGGCGCACCATGTTTACCGCGGCATGCTGCTTCGGCGGCGGCTTCATCGTCTCGGCTATCGGCGTGTGGCTGCATCAGATCGCGCTGCTTTATCTCGGCTATGGCGTGATCGGCGGCATTGGCCTCGGGCTCGGTTATGTGTCGCCGGTTTCGACGCTGATCCGCTGGTTCCCCGACCGCCGCGGCATGGCCACCGGCATGGCCATCATGGGCTTCGGCGGCGGCGCGATGATCGCGGCACCCCTTTCCGTCGCGCTGATGAACCACTTCAAGAGCGACACGAGCGTGGGCGTGGCCGAAACGTTCATCGTGCTCGGCATTGCGTATTTCATTTCGATGTCGATCGGCGCGCTGGCCATTCGCGTACCGCCCGCCGGCTGGAAGCCCGAAGGCTGGACGCCGCCGGACACCTCGCACCGCATGATCACGCGCAATCACGTGCATATCGATCAGGCGCTGAAGACGCCGCAGTTCTATCTGATCTGGCTCGTGCTGTTCCTCAACGTGACGGCGGGCATCGGCATTCTGGGCCAGGCTTCCGTGATGATTCAGGAGAGCTTCAAGAACACGGTTTCCGCGGCGGCTGCCGCGGGCTTCGTGGGTCTGCTGTCGCTCTTCAACATGGGCGGACGTTTCGTGTGGGCCTCGGCCTCCGACTGGGTGGGCCGCAAGAACACGTACTTCATTTTCTTCGTGCTCGGCGCGGTGCTCTACTACCTCGTGCCCGGCTTCGCGGCCACGGGCAACATCGCGCTCTTCGTGCTGGCCTACTGCGTGATTCTCTCCATGTACGGCGGCGGCTTCTCCACCGTTCCCGCGTACCTCGCCGACATGTTCGGCACCGCGTTCGTGGGCGGCATCCACGGCCGACTGCTGACGGCGTGGGCGGCCGCAGGTGTGGCAGGCCCGGTGCTCGTCAACTACATCCGCGCCTATGAAGTGGCGCACGGCGTGGCGAAGGCCGACGCCTACACGATGACGGTTCACATCATGGCCGTGCTGCTGGTGGTGGGCTTCATCTCCAACCTGCTCGTGAAGCGCGTGGACGACCGGCATCACATGACCGACGCGCAGCTCGCAGCAGACCGTTGA
- a CDS encoding amino acid aminotransferase yields MFEHIPAYPGDPILSLNEDFQHDPRQNKVNLSIGIYFDDAGKLPVMAAAGKAEAALLGNITPRPYLPMAGHVQYRDLAQALVFGAEHEARKSGRIATLQTLGGSGALKIGADFLKRYFPGAQVWISDPSWENHRAVFEGAGFTVNTYPYYDDYTGGLRFRDMLEAVKTLPAQSIVLLHACCHNPTGVDLTDDQWAELVPVLRERKLIPFVDMAYQGFGAGLDEDAACIRMLASAGLPLVVANSFSKNFSLYGERCGGLSVVCESADIARNVQGQLTATVRANYSNPPTHGARIVAAVLGTPDWRESWERELASMRERIIAMRHAIHEGLKGHADDRMRERYLAQRGMFTYTGLTEAQVLRLREAHGVYLLRSGRMCVAGLNASNVEYVARAIGTVLSNGA; encoded by the coding sequence ATGTTCGAACACATTCCCGCCTATCCCGGCGACCCGATCCTGAGCCTGAACGAAGATTTTCAGCACGACCCGCGGCAGAACAAGGTCAATCTGAGCATCGGCATCTATTTCGACGACGCGGGCAAGCTGCCCGTCATGGCCGCTGCCGGCAAGGCCGAAGCCGCGCTGCTCGGCAACATCACGCCGCGGCCCTATCTGCCGATGGCGGGCCACGTGCAATATCGCGACCTCGCGCAGGCGCTCGTCTTCGGCGCGGAACACGAAGCGCGCAAGAGCGGCCGTATCGCGACGCTTCAAACGCTGGGTGGCTCCGGCGCGCTGAAGATCGGTGCGGACTTTCTGAAGCGCTATTTCCCGGGCGCGCAGGTGTGGATCAGCGACCCGAGCTGGGAAAACCATCGCGCCGTATTCGAGGGCGCGGGCTTCACGGTCAATACGTACCCCTACTACGACGACTACACGGGCGGCCTGCGCTTTCGCGACATGCTGGAAGCCGTGAAGACGTTGCCCGCGCAAAGCATCGTGCTGCTGCACGCGTGCTGCCATAACCCCACGGGCGTGGATCTCACCGACGACCAATGGGCGGAACTCGTGCCCGTGCTGCGCGAACGCAAGCTGATTCCGTTCGTCGACATGGCGTACCAGGGGTTCGGCGCGGGTCTGGACGAAGACGCCGCATGCATTCGCATGCTGGCATCGGCGGGATTGCCGCTCGTGGTCGCCAATTCGTTTTCGAAGAACTTTTCGCTGTACGGCGAGCGCTGCGGCGGCTTGAGCGTGGTGTGCGAATCCGCGGACATCGCGCGCAACGTTCAGGGTCAGCTCACGGCGACCGTGCGGGCGAACTACAGCAATCCGCCGACGCACGGCGCACGCATCGTGGCCGCGGTGCTGGGTACGCCCGACTGGCGCGAGTCGTGGGAACGAGAACTGGCGTCCATGCGCGAACGCATCATCGCGATGCGCCACGCCATTCACGAAGGCCTGAAGGGCCACGCCGACGACCGCATGCGCGAACGCTACCTGGCCCAGCGCGGCATGTTTACCTACACGGGGCTCACCGAGGCCCAGGTCCTGCGCTTGCGCGAAGCGCACGGCGTTTATCTGCTGCGCTCGGGCCGCATGTGCGTGGCCGGCCTCAACGCAAGCAACGTGGAATACGTTGCGCGTGCCATCGGAACGGTGCTTTCGAACGGCGCCTGA
- a CDS encoding cold-shock protein, with amino-acid sequence MARDRGLETLLSEELGALPGLTEKAMFGGWVWMLHGNLLCGARLDGMLVRLGKGNEGWALKTAGIAPMISQGRVMPGWVWAAPEAYGKDALRRKLIDGALEFVRTLPPK; translated from the coding sequence ATGGCACGCGACCGCGGTCTCGAAACACTCCTGAGCGAAGAACTGGGCGCGCTGCCCGGCCTCACGGAAAAGGCGATGTTCGGCGGCTGGGTGTGGATGCTGCACGGCAATCTGCTGTGCGGGGCGCGACTGGACGGCATGCTGGTGCGCCTCGGCAAGGGCAACGAAGGCTGGGCACTCAAAACAGCGGGCATTGCGCCCATGATCTCGCAAGGCCGCGTCATGCCGGGCTGGGTCTGGGCCGCGCCCGAGGCCTATGGCAAAGACGCGCTGCGCCGCAAACTGATCGACGGGGCACTCGAATTCGTGCGGACGCTGCCGCCGAAATGA